The sequence below is a genomic window from Microcebus murinus isolate Inina chromosome 4, M.murinus_Inina_mat1.0, whole genome shotgun sequence.
TGCCATTCTAactagagagaggaagagaggtaCTTTCTCATGTTTAGCAAGAATAAAGCCTGTGTctaaaaaaatggagagagatctttttcatattttttctgtcatttcatcGTGAGTTTTTTGTATCCCCTCCACCACCAGGAGCAAGGAATCTAGGCAAAAGACAATGTTCTGCCCTAAACTACCAATTTTTCCTATGGAAGAAGACTGGCCTTGCTGAGTAAGGAagatcattgtgtgtgtgtgtgtgtgtgtgtgtgtgtgtgtgtgtgtgtctgtgtgtgtagcaTCTCTGCACATGTGACACCCTCTGGCTCAGGCTCCCTTAAAATGAGTTTGGCACCAGTGCTCTTGCACCATATACTCAAAGGCACAGGATTTCACTTCCAGAGATGTACTGGGTAATTTAGATTCAGAGAAGCTTCTTTCAGCCTGGAGTCCAAGCTGTGATGGGCATAACCTGAGTTCTGAGTACTTTTGTGTTAGGGAACCAGCCACGGTGCAACCTGCTGCCCTATTGAGGGCTTATCCTGGGCCTGGAACATTCCCCCTTATGGGAGAGCTTGAGTTGTTGCTTGGTCCCAGATTCTTATTAAGAGAAAGCATTTCCCTGTTCTGCATACACAGCAGACTTCCTTGCACTGCTTAACGCATGTGAGTCGTGTCACCTGGCCAGCCCCACCAGGACACCTGCCCCATGTGGGAGGGGAACAGTGTCTTTGGCTGCAACTTCAGAGGGGAGAGAGCATGCAGTCCACCGCCCTGCCTCAGCTAGGAGGGGCCTGCTGGCCATGGGAGACTGGTGCTCACTCCACACACAGCAAGGAGAAAAGATGGTGCAAAATCAGCgtcttttctccttccccaacACACAATACCAGCACCTGGTGTGTTGAGTCTTTCTTGGCAACTCCAAGGAACATGCAGTGTGCTGAAGTACATGAGCTCCTATTTCTGATGGTTGGCGTTGTCATGATCCTTTCCATTTTCCACACCATGGGGATCCTCATTTGGGATTCATAGCTGATTTCCTTTCTCAACGTTTGTCAATTAGTTCAGAAGCCTCAAGAGGAAGAACAAGTGATCTTGTTCACTAAAAATATCCCCAGCAACCCACTGATCTATGGCTGGAGATAGATGGCAAGGGTGATGTGATGGTATAGTTGTAACCTTCTATGGTTACAACAGTCTCAGAATTAGGGCAAAAAGCAATTGGAATcttattttcttccagatttaCCTTATGAAGATAATAGGAAAGATAAATGCACAATTCCAAAATAcgtttaaaatatttccttatgagACATGCATCAGGGAACAGGAAAAAAAGCATTATACAAAGCCAAAGATAAAGGATGATGGGAACGTCCTCAAGTTGTTAAAGCAACTACAGAGAACAtagattttcttcccttttacgTGCATTATAAAAGAGGAGGAAGATTTAGTCAGGGGAATAGATTTCACTATGAGACACTAGATAGTTGCGGTGAGTAATGGGTAAAAGTTTAAAGTGGGTAACTAAATCCTGAAAATGTTCAAGTCTGTCATAAAAGTACACACACTGAATACAGGCAAGATTTATTGTGTATGAACTCACATGTGAAGTTAGAATGgcaattttacttaaaattaactcattaaaaagtttaaatatcacattacagatatatatatattaatactatccaAAATTCCGGGAGGTATTCAAACAGGTAACAGATTATTACTCATCTTCAGACAGATATAAAAACAGCATCATTGAAACTGACTCCCAGACAAATATGAACCACTTGCTCCTGTGTCCTAGGGAAAAATGGGAGTCATAACACGGGCATTATTGGTGCAGCGTTTCATGGACAGGTGGCTGCTGAAAGACACAGGGGAAAAGCAGTTAAAGAGTTGCTTATATGTAACTTTTACCCAACAACTCATTCAGAGAACTCATGAATACTGAATTAGAGGCAGTGTAAAGAATCAAATTTCTACCTTCAAATGCAATCTAGAGCATTACCCAACTCCAACACATACCTTATATATACTATTTGGAAGTGATTAGCATCTAAGTATTGCCTAGATCACTGGTTTTCTGAGACTGTCATGACATAAAGTACTTATACCATGTATCTCAACTTTGATTTTAAGTGGTTTTCAGATCTCTAGAACAAagcttattttctttatgaaatatcaATTTCAAGGCCATTGTCTGTATACGTAAGTTTTGTGGCATCCTTTTAAAATAAGCTCAGTGGAAAAGTTGTTATTAAGATGTTTTTCCACAGATATTAATCTTAGGAAAAGTACTAATTAGATGTAACACATTTCTTTTGATATTCAAACCTCATTTACCTTCCTCTCCgctattcttatttttatcttatatacatacacacagatatgcTTTTCTGCAGTGATTAGTATGAAATTGAGACCTGGTATGGGCcttctataattatttcactttgtCACAGGCTATATTGAAAGTGAACAATTTAGTACCTCAGATAAAAGCTAAGGAAACTCACCAGTATGAAAACTATTCATGTTTATGTGCAACTAACAAGAAAACTATAATTATACTCAGGTACAGCCTATGACACCCACAGGGTTGTTTACGGGGCTCATGTTACATCTAGAGTAATTTGAGCATACAGTATTAAAGGGATTTACATTATTTCTTCCACTGAAATTACCTTTAACAAATTACAGCTAACCAAGATATGGACAATCTAAATATTCTCACCTATTAGTGCTGCTGCAGGTAAGTTCACAGTTTTGACTTTGTGAAGGAGCCGAGGCGGCTTGCCCTTCTTTTGTCCCTTGAGAGCCATCGCCCACAGCTTTGACTTCGTACCCATTCATCCCAAAATGCAACGAAGATGGGGCTTTACGCCTAACAGTAAATAAGAAAAGCACGGGATTGATAGTTGTATAGATACTTTACAGGAAAAATGTAAGATCAATTAGACTTATGTTAGTTATAAGTTAGAAAACCCAAAGTGACTggcttaaggaagaaaaagacaaattatctcAATGAATCTCAATAAAGTTTATAACATAATCTTGAATAGGATGCTACTTATTGATTTAGAGTTGGCATCATAAATTCTCAATGTTCCTTCTCTTTCACCATTTACTCTTCCACCAGGTTGTCTTTTACTTGTCTTCAATTCGAATACCATATGATCTAATGGCAATGAACATCAAAAAATACAGGACTTGgggaaatgctatttaaaatttagaacCACTTTTTTAACATCAGCATGAATGTTTAATGATCATTAGCTACTGTCCAgttaaaaattgtgtttattctgatagagcagcactgtccaatagaatttTCTATAAAGGAAATATCCTAAGTCTGTGCAGTGTGTTATCACTAGCCACATGctgctattgagcacttgaaaaaTAGCTAGTACAGCTAAAACTAAATTTTAGttgtatttaactttaatttatatgaaaatgttacCTGTGGCTACTGGTTACTATATTAGATAGCACAGATTTAGAGACCATGGGTGAAGTTTGAAGAacacaagatttttttcttaaatctggtTTCAAGTCATTCCTTGCCAGGGGCCTTGACAAAGTCTGACCTTTTCCACCCATGAGGAAGTGTGAAGATGTAGTGAGAATTTGATTAAAAGCATCCTGAATAGCTGAAAATGACATTGCTAAGTTGCAAATGAACTTAAAGTAGTCAagacagcatagtactggcataaggatCAAGTAGATCAATAGGACATAGAATATTGTAGAGAAAATCAAAGTTATCCAGTCATCAATATAACAGAGTCAAAGCAATccaagagggaaaagaaagtcattttgATTAATGGTGCTGTACCAACAAAATACACCTATGGAAAGAGGAGACCCTTGACCTgcctcacaccacacacaaataTTAAGTTCAGATGTAttataaactcaaagaaatccaaaaccataaaacttttagaagaaaatagacTTGGCAGTAAGCAAAGAATTTTAAGACAGAACAAAAGCAATAACTTTAAAAGgaagagctggaacctattctactaagtgaagtatcccaaaaatggaaaaataagcaccacttgtactcaccagaaaattggtttcactgatcaacacctaagtgtgcATATAGAATTAACATTTATctggcattgggcagatgggggggagggtatatatacataatgagtgtgatgagcaccatctggaggatggacacgcttgaagctctgactcaagggaggcaatatacataaccttaacatttgtacctccatagtatgctgaaataaaaaaaggaagagtctataaacttgaaaatgaaagaaatctgcTCAAAGGACACCATTAAGATAATGAATAAGCAATCGGGGGACTGGGACAAAatacatctgacaaaggcctGATCTTCATGATgtaaagaacacttacaactcaGTAAGACAGATgacagaataaaaatgaacaaaagacagtTCACAAGAGACTTACAAATGGCCAAGGAGCACTAAtaattagtcatcaggaaaatgcatattaaatgatGAAATATCACTATGCACCTGTTGGAATGCTTCTTCTAGAATAAGAAGACTGTCAACATATGGTGAAATCGCTAAACTCTCATACATTCCTGGTATAAATGCAccttatttgggaaaatatttgttGGTTTCTTACAAAATGCAACATATACTTTCCCTACTATCAAACAATCCTACTCTTAGGTATTcactgaaaggaaatgaaagcatACACCTACACAAAGACTTGTAAAAAAGATGGCCAtagcagatttattcataatagtcaaacaGTGACAACAGCACAAGTCTTCACCAAAAtaacacacaatggaatactacttagcaatataaaaattaaactactaGAAGACACAACATAAATGGATCTCAAACAttgtgctgaatgaaagaagccagatggaAAAGCATATGCTATGATTTCATTTCTACAAAATTTGAGAAGAGACAAGAACAGTAGTACAGTGTAGCATGAAAGAGCCAACTGGGAAGAAACACTTTCTGCAGGGATTATAGTCTTATATATGTTGATAGAGTTTTGTgttaaagctgaaaaaaaatattttggtaataGGGTAGATCTTATGttgtgttcttatcacaaaaaaaagtgttttagaCAAAGAGGGTAGGAGGAAACTTTGGTATGATAGATTATGTTTATGGCATTGATTATGGTTTGGTTCTCCAAACTCATTAAATTTGTATAAGTTGTAGGAAATAAATGTGTATACCCTTTTGtacagaaggaaggagggggaaggaagatGGGCAGACAATCTACCTATAGTCATATTATAATTTGCCTTAACAGTGAAAGGAAGTTTAAATTTTCCCTCTGGAGAATTGAATTTGTTGAAATAAACTGACAGCaaacagattaacaggagaaaaatcatacaaattaaTGTTCACATACACAGGAGTCAcacaaaatatgagactcaaGGAAGGGCCAGATGATGGAAGTTTAAATACCCTTTTCAAAGGGGAAGGGGATTACAGAAAGAGTAAATGATTTATGGTAGGGGGATGAATGGGCACAAAGAACAGACAATAGCCTGAAACAAAGTTCCTCTGGGCTCTGGGGGAGGTGGCAACAAGTTATGGGAAGGTGAGGGGTAGAACTGTACCGTGAACAAAGGTGTCTTATGCAGATAGTCTCTTAGTAACAGCCCTTAGAAAGAATAGTTCAAAGAATAGGTGAAAAGTCTGTCCAGACATGGTGTCCTGGGTATGAAGACTTCTAGTTTCCTCTCCTGCTATAAGAGTTAATCTTCTCTAGTTAATGTAGATTCCAGAAAGGGGGTCCaagacaattgcatttcttttgaaaaaacttcCCTCAGTCAGATAAGGTGAACTTCAGAGAGAGCCCCTCCCTAAATTTAGgggaagaaataaggaaaagcCAGGAAGACCTCGATTCTGAGGCAGTTTCTAAGgttcttctaattttctttcttgcaaaGTGTTCAGCAggaaaaattggatatccatatgcagaaggaaaaaaactagAGCCTTATCTCTTgccacatataaaaatcaaatcaaaatgaattaaagacttaagtgtgagacctgaaactatgaaactactaaagaaaacattggggaaatgtttTAGGATGCCGATCTGGGCAAGAACTTCTTGAGTACTACCCTCCccctcaaagcacaggcaactaGACAAAACtggacaaatgagatcacatcaagctaaaacatttctgcacagcaaaggaaacaatcaacaaagtgaaggcaacccacaaaatgggagaaaatatttgcaaactactcatctgacaagtGATTAATAACTATTgtagaatatataaggagatccaacaactcaatagaaaaaagtcaaataatccaattataaatgggcaaaaagtctaaatgcacatttctcaaaagatgacatacaaatggccaataattccatgaaaaaatgctcaacattaatcatcagagaaatgcaaatcaaactgcaatgaaatatcatctcaccccagttaaaatggttcTTATCAAAAATAtgggcaataatgaatgctggtgaagatgtggagaaaggggaaccctcatacaccattggtgggaatgtaaaccactatggagaacagtgtggaggttcctcaaaaacctaaaaatagaactaccacatgacccagcaatctcactgctgggtatatatccaaagaaggataattcaatatattgaaaaggtatctgcactgccatgtttattgcagcatatgcACAACagtcaagatttggaatcaacctaaatttccatcagttgatgaatggataaagaaattgtggtacatatacacaagaATGAAATcctttgcaacaacatggatggaactggagaacattgtgttaagtgaaataagccaaacacagaaaggcaaatatcgTATGCTTTCACTaatatgggagctaaatattaaaagctatttatctcatggagacagagtataatgatagttaccagaggctgggaagggtgggggggaaggggagatAAATTGTAGTTGGTTAATGGCTATAAAAATGtagttagataaaatgaacaatactTGATAACATAACAAAGTGGCTGTAATCAACAAGTCAGGGTATACTTTCATATAACCAAGAGTGGAATGGAATGTccctaacacaaaaaaatgataaatgcctgaggtgatgggtaccccaattatcctgatttgattaattcacattatatgcctgtatcaaaacatcacatataccctataaagatatataactctTATAtactcataattaaaaattaaaaacaaagctgagttaaaaatgtacatactttgtgacatatatatttagttacaTGTAAATTTTTctcaagagaaaatttaaatattgatcCTTAATGCATGAGATGCATGCTAAAGTACTTAGGAGAAACATACTCACACCTTCAATTGAAAGGGCAACCAAAAATTGATGGATGGGGAAATGGATGCATTACAAAGTTTAGAAAAAATGGTAGAATGTAGGTATTAGATATACAAGTGTTCACTGTAAAATTCTCtctgtacatttgaaatttttcttaagaattaaatttttaaaattttagttgtaCCATAGGCATCCTCTAGGgcatttttaatagctgcattttttttttaacagaaatactCATCAGCcaaagaataaatttaagaacATGTAAGGGGAGTAGCTGGCTACACATACCTTCTCACAAAACAAATCACCGGAAAGTCATAGAGGGTGTCCAACACTGGTATAAAATTGATCTCAGATAATATAACAATATCATTCCCTGGGACCACCTGAAATGATCAAGAGCTTTAAAACTAGAAGCCATTAAATTATTTTGGTGGTTCAAGATTATTAATAGATTCTGTCAGTTttagaaaaatctgaatattgCAATAACGAAGCAGTATATCTAAATGAGAGCTAATTTACTCCCCTTTTCCTCTGGTCCTTCAACCTCTTTGCCCCCATCTCGACCACCAGAGTGGGGGAATAGGGAAGGAATAACTTCTGTCTCTGGAACAGTTTTAATATATGTTTGCCCTTTCCAAAATAGACACCCTCCCCCTTTGCACATATCCACACACATGTTCTAAAATACTGAAGTCTGATGGGAGGTGAGGGTATTGAAATTGAGAAGGTATAGGCGATGACTTTGGACTTTTTCAAAACCGCTTATTTGGAATGTTCCCCATTAAGTAGATAAGCAACTGGCCCCTGAGAATCGATCActgcaaaagatatgaatatgcttgaaatttttaattaagaaggAACTTAATGCTATGTAGCCCTGAAAAAATGGAGAATAAGTTTTTAGCGAAAAAATCATGGCACATACAATTTTCTTGATCCCACAATGAGTGACAGGATAAGAAAACTCGTAGTTATCTAACCCCAGTCCCGTTACAGGACAGTGATCTCCCAGGTATATTTCGTCGCTTCTAAGTTCTGATTCCTCATCATCAGAGAGCCTTCTTTTCACTCTGACTAACAACCAATCTTCAGAACACGTTGAAAgtattgctaaaaaaataaataaaatccaaaggatAATATGTTAGCACACTTCTTCTCAAGACATAACACATTCTGTCTTTATCAGTGCTGTGTGACAGAAACATGTGAGCCACATCAGTAGCTTTCCGTTTTCTAATAGCCCTATTCAAAACTAAGCAGgtgtaattgaaaatatattctatttaatcTGAAATATTCCAAATGTGATCACTAACATGTAATAGGACACAAATTGAGATTTTACATTCCTTTTCTCACACTGATTTTCTGAAACCAGTATGCATCTTGTATTTGAATAGCACAATTCAGATTAGCCACAGTTCAAGTACTCAGTAGCTGCTGGAGGGCCATGACTACTCTGCTGCTgtgttttatgctgctataaacgcTCATCGAGAGATAAATTGGCTACTTAATTTCTTTGCAACTATCTACTcatatttagaataattattaCCTACCTTTTTAGGGGTTTTgcgatgattaaatgagataaggcatATGAATATCTTGAATCTCCGCCTAGAACTTAAGTGCTCAAGTAATGTTTAAGGTAAAAGCAACTTAAAGGTCTTTATCTAAGAGACTACCACCACAAATTTGTTTCCTATAGACATATCTCCATCCATCCTCAGTATCAATGAGCTAAATCTGGATCAGAATTTTAATACTATATAAAAAGCCGGTTTCAGTCTTCTCACATTAAATCAAAAAAGCTGAGGCTATACCCCAATAACAtttttacaagtaaaaaaaaaaaaaaaagaagaagtcacatttatctctccctaaaaaaTCGCACATTCATTTCTTTGTCCCCAGTTATGTTGGTCTGCCAAAtggattttaattaaataagtgaTTTGCCCAACTACATGAGACATTGAACCAGGTTTCGATCTCAGGACATCTGCAGTATACAAAGATTTGTAGACTTCTGTCTTTGGTAAAACATTTGACCTAGAAACACGAAGTGAACAATTTGACACTATTGCTTATTGCTATGgctaaaagagaacaaaaaaaatgagtatgACATGGGACTTTTTTcacatttggggaaaatatttttgctagaAAGATTAATAGTCCAAGTTTGCTCATATAAGAGATTTGACAAATACTGATAGCAAATATGGTAATGATGGCTGTAGAAATAAGGTTTCAGGTGAGAATGAAACAAATCTGCAATTCTTTTACCTCATGCCAGGATTATGGTACAATATCCATGGTCCATGTCAAAACAGGAATTATAATTAACATCAATTATCTTTTATTCAGACTAAGAAAGGGGCTGTGGCCTACGCAACACAAGGATGGACACATTTATCTTAAAAAGCAAACCTTTCAGAGGCAGGTTGATCATGGGTGAATATGTCAGACCACAGCCTTTTCCCATTTGCGATTCCCACATTTATTCTCAccaaattaaataagtaaaaatttctgtttatgcaCCAATCCCTACATCAACTGTCAATGGATATATTCTTGGTATTGAGTCTAAAGAAATTCTGAGTGAGATAGGACAGGTAATCTTCATTTCTCagataagaaacaaaatgttCAAACCATTAAATTCCTTGAGAAGGATCTCAAGTCTGGTATATAATGCAGCTGGCACCAATACCAAGTCATATTGGTGACTCAGGTCACTGAGTCATTGCTAGAGTCTAAACAGTATCCTCTTTAATCCCATGAAGATCTATGTCTTAGATACGTAGGGGTGAAAAAGCGGGAATCAGAACAACAATGAATACCTGACTCAGATTTCATCAATAAATTATTCCCTATTCATAGAGAATACTCCATTCTCTTAATGTAATTAATTTGTCAAAGGCCTTACAAATCAAAGCCTAGTCCATGAATTAGCAACCTGAGCATCACCTGAGTGCTCATTAGAACCACTGAGTTCCCAGTCTCATCTCcaacctattgaatcagaatgaTTGTTAATAAGGCCCCCAGATGACTTGTATATACAAAGTTTGAGAACAGCTGGTCTAAGGGGCACCAACATTCACAGCTGCAAATGACCTGTGACTGTAACAAAAGGTGAAAATGTGAAGAGAAAAGATAGATGGGAGGCAAGATTTCTTTGGTGTAGCCACTCAATTTCCATACCACTAATGCTTTCCAGCACAAGGACTGCAGACCTTGTGTGTGAACAAGCATTATGATACACCAGAACTACCTAgtagtcaaaaaaagaaaatttccagtCTCTCAGAGCAGGAACCTTGTTTCATTCCTTAAGTTTCCCCAGACTAGTCTAATGTGACCAAAGCATACTCAATTCTTAGTCGCACCCTCAACCATATACCCCAATTTTGGTCTCATGGGATGGTTAATACAGAAAGTTAGACCCACATGACAAAAAAATACATTAGGGCactgaaatttcaaaatgaatcatCAAACTCAAGTGTAACAGACAGGGCTTGGGGAATAACAGGTTGACCTGCCCCAGAGAAGCAAAGtctgattttgaaaaatgtcatcaTAGATATCTGATATTGATATCTGATGTTGGGTATTCCCCCACAAGTCTTATTTACTCTGAGACACCCTGGAAGGAGGAATCAAGATTATATGAAACAGCAGCGGTTCCAGGTGGTTTCAGGTCTGGCCCTAGTTTTGCTTAGAAAAGGGTCTGACAGCATGTTCCTTGAAGCACTTTTAACTGGAAAGCAAACATCGTAAAGGTGGGTTTCTCACCTCTGTCCCATCAGCCTTTGGGGCCAGATTCTATTGTTGGCTGCACAGCATAGAATGTGTAGTAGCTTTCTTGACCACTATCCTCTAGATACCAGTAACAACCCCAGTTGTGACAGAAATGCCTCTACACAtcaccaaatgtcccctggggggcaaaaACATCCTCCCAGTGGAGACCCAGTGTCCTAACGTAAAGGTGGAAGAGAAACAATGCGCAGTTGCAGATACAGGAGAAGGTCCGTAGGCTGCCTTCTTTGGCAAACCTCTCACACCAGCATTAGACACAGCTGACCTCAGCTTGAGCCAAAGCAGAGAGATCTTCTCAACTACCACATGGTGATACCAACACTTAGAGTGTTTTCACTTCATTGGCTCTCTCATCATCTTATCTTAAGGTCCAATACATCCCTAATAACTTTTTACTAGTGGCCTAAATTAGATACAGAGACttaaagtaattttcccaagttTATACAGTCAACAAGTACCAGAGTTGGGGTTCAATTGTTCCCAGTATAGAGGAAGCAATTAGAACCCAAATACAGCTGCTCACTATCTATATGGTTTTCATTCTATCTGTCAAG
It includes:
- the OOSP4B gene encoding oocyte-secreted protein 4B, giving the protein MKTPVLLAILSTCSEDWLLVRVKRRLSDDEESELRSDEIYLGDHCPVTGLGLDNYEFSYPVTHCGIKKIVVPGNDIVILSEINFIPVLDTLYDFPVICFVRRRKAPSSLHFGMNGYEVKAVGDGSQGTKEGQAASAPSQSQNCELTCSSTNSSHLSMKRCTNNARVMTPIFP